CTTGGGGGGCTTTAGGGTAAGAGGTTTCCCCTCCCGCCTGGCGTAGGTGGCCCCATAGTAGAGCCCGTTTCTGGTGGTGAACAGGGCAGTCAGGGGAGGCCCTCCCTCCTCCAAGAAGGGCCAGCAGGCGGCAAGGAGGGAGCTTGCACCAAATACCTTGGCTCCGTGGGCTAAGGCGATGCCCAAGCCGGCTGCCAAGGCGATGCGCAGGCCCGTATAGGAGCCGGGGCCCTCCCCTAGGACCAAGGCCCCGATCTCCTCCCGCTCAATGCCCACCTCGACCAAAAGCTCATCCAACAGGGCAAATAGCGCTTCCTCGTGCTTGCGGCCCAGCCGCACCACCCGGCCCAGCCCCCTATCCCCGTGGAATACACCCAAGGAAAGGTAGGGGGTGGCGGTGTCCAAGGTGAGGGTCCACACCCCTCCATCCTATATACTCCGGCACGGGATGCGGACCTTTCCCCTCCATCTCCTCCTCTCCTTGGGGGCGCTCCTGGCCCTGGGTGGGTACGCTTCCCGGCTCGGCTTTCTCCCAGGGGCCTGGGTGGGGGCGGGGCTTGGGCTTTACGCCCTTTTGGTGCTTTGGGGGCTTCGTTTTGGTGGGAGGCATGCCCTTTTGGGGCTTGGGCTTTCGGCGTACTGGTTCCCGCCCATGGCCTTTTTGGTTCCCCTCCTCTACGCCCTTTTGTTTGGCCGGGCTCTAAGGGAGAAGGAGCAGGCGGCCCTCTACGGCTGGGCCTTGGTCTGGCCGGCCTTGGCCCTCCTTTTGGTCTGGCATGTCTTTCCCACCTTTTACGCCTTTTACCTAAGCCTCTTTGAACGGGTGAACTTCTTGCGCCCCGCGGCCTTTGCCGGATTGGAGAACTACCGTATCCTCCTCCATGACCCTCTTTTCTGGAAGGCCTTGGGGAACACCCTCTGGTACGTGCTGTTTACCGTGCCGGTGGGCCTTTTCCTGGCTACAGGGGTGGCCATCCTCCTCAACACCCAGGTGGCCTTTTTGGGGTTCTACCGCACCCTCTACTTTCTGCCGTACATCACCGCCCTCACCGCGGCAGCGGCGGTGTGGCGTTGGATCTACCACCCGGAGTTCGGTTTTCTCAACTGGCTTCTTGGCACCCCGGGCCTGGACTGGCTGAACACGCCCAAGGGCGTCTTTGCCCTCCTCCTCGAGCCCCTGGGGGTCCGGCCCCAGGGTTTTTGGGCAGGGCCGAGCCTGGCCTTTGTAGCCATTATGGCCATGAGCGTGTGGCACTTTCTGGGATACCAGGTGGTGGTTCTTTTGGCGGGGCTTCAGGCCATCCCCAAGGAGTACTACGAGGCGGCGGAGCTGGATGGGGCCAGCTTTTGGCAGAAGCATCGGCTCATCACCTGGCCTCTCCTATCCCCCACCACCTTCTTCCTCTTTACCCTGGGGCTTATCGGGGCCTTCCAGGTCTTCACCCAGGTTTACGTGCTTACTCCCACGGGCGGGGTGTTGCAGGACACCCTTACCCTGGCTTTTTACCTCTACAACAAGGGTTTCCGCGACTCGGATTTCTCC
This sequence is a window from Thermus neutrinimicus. Protein-coding genes within it:
- a CDS encoding carbohydrate ABC transporter permease; the encoded protein is MRTFPLHLLLSLGALLALGGYASRLGFLPGAWVGAGLGLYALLVLWGLRFGGRHALLGLGLSAYWFPPMAFLVPLLYALLFGRALREKEQAALYGWALVWPALALLLVWHVFPTFYAFYLSLFERVNFLRPAAFAGLENYRILLHDPLFWKALGNTLWYVLFTVPVGLFLATGVAILLNTQVAFLGFYRTLYFLPYITALTAAAAVWRWIYHPEFGFLNWLLGTPGLDWLNTPKGVFALLLEPLGVRPQGFWAGPSLAFVAIMAMSVWHFLGYQVVVLLAGLQAIPKEYYEAAELDGASFWQKHRLITWPLLSPTTFFLFTLGLIGAFQVFTQVYVLTPTGGVLQDTLTLAFYLYNKGFRDSDFSYASAIAMVTFLLILVLTLIQRRVLERRVNYEI
- the tsaB gene encoding tRNA (adenosine(37)-N6)-threonylcarbamoyltransferase complex dimerization subunit type 1 TsaB is translated as MWTLTLDTATPYLSLGVFHGDRGLGRVVRLGRKHEEALFALLDELLVEVGIEREEIGALVLGEGPGSYTGLRIALAAGLGIALAHGAKVFGASSLLAACWPFLEEGGPPLTALFTTRNGLYYGATYARREGKPLTLKPPKKLTASELPQEGLLLDAPPDPRALYELLPFAREGVEPLYL